A window of the Callospermophilus lateralis isolate mCalLat2 chromosome 7, mCalLat2.hap1, whole genome shotgun sequence genome harbors these coding sequences:
- the LOC143404606 gene encoding LOW QUALITY PROTEIN: transcription factor E3 (The sequence of the model RefSeq protein was modified relative to this genomic sequence to represent the inferred CDS: inserted 3 bases in 2 codons; substituted 1 base at 1 genomic stop codon), translated as MSHAAEPARGGVEANKEGPRAVFVLLEERRPADWAQLLSLNSLLXESGIVADVELENILDPDSFYELKSQPLPLRSXGHTNHPATLSTSSSAGGSRTPAMSSSSSYRALLRQQVRRAQAQEQERPEHREQAAAASFPSPAPTSPAISVVGVSAAGHTLGRPLPAQVPSEVLKVQTPLENPTRXHLQQARRQQVKQYLSTTLGPKLASQALTPPPGPTSAQPLPAPEAAHATGPTGSAPNSPMALLTTGSSSETETDDDIDEIISLESSSSDEMLSYLPGGTAGLQLPSSLPASGNLLDVYSNQGVASPAITVSNSCPAELPHIKQEISGTQAKALLKEHQKKDNHNLIERPRRFNIDYRIKELGTLIPKSNDPEMGWNKGTILEASVDYIRKLQKEQQRSKDLESRHRSLEQANRILQLRIQELELQAQIHGLLSLTTTSASDSLKPEQLDIEEEGRPGTAAFHVAGGPAQNVSHQQPPEPPSDALLDLHFSSDHLGDLGDPFHLELEDILMEEKEEVVGGLSGAASDPLLSSVSPAVSKASSQGSSFGMEEES; from the exons ATGTCTCACGCTGCCGAGCCAGCTCGGGGAGGCGTAGAGGCCAACAAGGAGGGCCCTCGAGCCGTGTTCGTGCTGTTGGAGGAGCGCAGGCCGGCCGATTGGGCCCAGCTGCTCAGCCTGAACTCTTTGC CGGAATCCGGGATTGTTGCTGACGTTGAATTAGAAAACATCCTTGATCCTGACAGCTTCTACGAGCTCAAAAGCCAACCCCTACCCCTACGCTC AGGCCACACCAACCATCCAGCTACACTCTCTACATCGTCTTCTGCAGGGGGCTCCAGGACCCCTGCCATGTCGTCATCTTCTTCATACCGGGCCTTGCTGCGGCAACAAGTCCGGCGGGCCCAGGCACAGGAGCAGGAGAGGCCTGAGCATCGCGAACAGGCTGCGGCTGCTTCCTTCCCCAGTCCTGCACCTACCTCTCCCGCCATCTCTGTGGTTGGCGTCTCTGCTGCGGGCCACACGTTGGGCCGTCCACTCCCTGCTCAGGTGCCCAGCGAGGTGCTCAAGGTACAGACCCCCCTGGAGAACCCAACGCGCTAGCACCTGCAGCAGGCACGCCGGCAGCAGGTGAAACAGTACCTGTCCACTACACTTGGGCCCAAGCTGGCTTCCCAGGCCCTCACCCCACCACCAGGGCCCACCAGTGCCCAGCCGCTGCCTGCCCCTGAGGCTGCTCACGCTACTGGTCCCACAGGCAGCGCTCCCAACAGCCCCATGGCACTGCTCACCACCGGGTCCAGCTCAGAGACCGAGACTGATGATGACATTGATGAGATCATCAGCCTGGAGTCCAGTTCCAGTGATGAGATGCTCAGCTACCTGCCTGGAGGCACCGCAGGGCTACAGCTCCCCAGCTCGCTGCCTGCGTCAGGGAATCTGCTTGATGTGTACAGTAATCAGGGTGTGGCCTCGCCAGCCATCACTGTCAGCAACTCCTGTCCGGCTGAGCTGCCTCACATCAAACAGGAGATCTCTGGAACCCAGGCAAAGGCCCTGTTGAAGGAACACCAGAAAAAAGACAATCACAACCTGATTGAGCGACCCAGGCGATTCAACATTGACTATAGGATCAAGGAGTTGGGCACCCTCATTCCCAAGTCCAATGACCCAGAGATGGGCTGGAACAAGGGCACCATCCTGGAGGCCTCTGTGGATTATATCCGAAAGTTGCAGAAGGAGCAACAGCGCTCCAAAGATCTGGAAAGTCGACATCGGTCCCTGGAGCAAGCCAATCGCATCCTGCAACTTCGAATTCAGGAGCTAGAACTGCAGGCCCAGATCCATGGTTTGCTCTCCCTAACCACGACTTCAGCCTCTGACAGCCTCAAGCCAGAGCAGCTGGACATTGAGGAGGAGGGCAGGCCAGGCACAGCAGCATTTCATGTAGCAGGGGGACCTGCCCAGAATGTTTCCCATCAGCAGCCCCCAGAACCACCTTCAGATGCTCTTCTGGACCTGCATTTTTCCAGTGACCACCTGGGGGACctgggagaccccttccacctggagcTGGAGGACATTCtgatggaggagaaggaggaggtggtGGGAGGACTGTCGGGGGCTGCCTCTGACCCCCTGCTTTCTTCAGTATCCCCGGCTGTCTCAAAGGCCAGCAGCCAGGGCAGCAGCTTCGGCATGGAGGAAGAGTCCTGA